The Pirellulales bacterium genome contains a region encoding:
- the fliJ gene encoding flagellar export protein FliJ: MPPYHFRLLTLLRMRENVRDERRLQLSAAQHDEEILVDQITKLDDRLADLRRHALAARQPGMINVDQLLDAGRYEHVLQTQRQAAEVQRQAVQLEVERLRRSLLEADREVKTLEKLQEQQAMKHQQLENRREIKELDAAAIQVAASGKEESSISPLH, encoded by the coding sequence ATGCCCCCGTACCATTTCCGATTATTGACGCTGTTGCGAATGCGCGAAAATGTGCGCGACGAACGCCGCCTGCAATTATCCGCCGCCCAGCACGACGAAGAAATTCTCGTGGATCAAATTACAAAATTAGACGATAGATTGGCCGATTTGCGCCGGCATGCTCTGGCTGCCCGTCAGCCGGGAATGATCAACGTCGATCAATTGCTCGATGCGGGCCGATACGAGCATGTTCTTCAGACGCAACGACAGGCCGCCGAGGTGCAACGTCAGGCAGTACAATTGGAAGTTGAGCGGCTTCGACGGTCGCTGCTAGAAGCCGACCGCGAAGTCAAAACCCTGGAAAAGCTGCAAGAGCAACAAGCTATGAAGCATCAGCAGCTGGAAAATCGCCGTGAAATCAAGGAGCTCGATGCGGCAGCCATCCAAGTCGCTGCCTCCGGTAAAGAAGAGTCATCGATCTCTCCACTGCATTAA
- the fliN gene encoding flagellar motor switch protein FliN: MHASTASELPTGVKPLKLPDFSSAGATTSAATLNINREVELDLRIELGRTRLHAEDVLKLSQGSVVRLDKLEGEPVDVFVNGRLIARAEVLILNENFCVRVSELVTQEAMLHAA, encoded by the coding sequence ATGCACGCATCCACAGCGAGCGAATTGCCCACCGGGGTCAAGCCGTTGAAACTGCCCGATTTTTCCTCCGCGGGGGCGACCACCAGCGCGGCCACGCTGAATATCAACCGCGAAGTGGAGCTCGACTTGCGCATTGAGTTGGGACGGACTCGGCTGCACGCGGAAGATGTATTAAAGCTGTCACAGGGCTCGGTAGTCAGATTGGATAAATTGGAGGGGGAGCCGGTCGATGTTTTTGTCAACGGTCGGTTGATCGCCCGCGCCGAGGTGTTGATCTTGAACGAAAATTTTTGCGTCCGTGTTTCCGAACTTGTGACTCAGGAAGCGATGTTACACGCAGCGTAA
- a CDS encoding flagellar biosynthetic protein FliO, giving the protein MVRQATHQEAEPSRFIAAGSETSIPLPAPPRDAGGETFSAGPRPLGAIISVIVSLAVVLGLFLVAAWFMRRSLPSSGRHLPTEVVEILGRTPLAGRQQMHVLRFGNKMILVCVSPTSVDTLGEITDPLEIDRLAGLCAQTQSSSATAAFKQIFSQLVRDKSPAVVSEVAGGTSLPNSRRASASAQEVADG; this is encoded by the coding sequence ATGGTTCGGCAAGCAACACATCAAGAAGCTGAACCCTCGCGTTTTATTGCTGCCGGCAGCGAAACATCCATCCCGCTTCCTGCTCCGCCGCGAGACGCGGGCGGAGAAACATTCAGCGCTGGGCCGCGACCGTTGGGGGCCATTATCAGCGTGATTGTAAGTTTGGCCGTCGTGCTCGGCTTGTTTTTGGTGGCTGCTTGGTTCATGCGTCGCAGCTTGCCCAGTTCTGGCCGGCACTTGCCCACCGAAGTGGTCGAAATCCTGGGCCGTACTCCCTTGGCCGGGCGGCAGCAGATGCACGTGCTGCGCTTTGGAAACAAAATGATTTTGGTGTGCGTTTCTCCCACCAGCGTCGACACACTCGGTGAGATTACCGATCCGCTGGAAATCGATCGCCTTGCCGGACTGTGCGCACAAACCCAATCGTCCAGCGCCACGGCGGCGTTCAAACAGATTTTCAGCCAGCTTGTGCGCGACAAATCGCCCGCCGTGGTATCGGAAGTCGCTGGCGGAACCTCCCTCCCCAACAGCCGCCGCGCATCGGCGTCTGCCCAGGAGGTGGCCGATGGTTAG
- the fliP gene encoding flagellar type III secretion system pore protein FliP (The bacterial flagellar biogenesis protein FliP forms a type III secretion system (T3SS)-type pore required for flagellar assembly.), with product MVSKLVPVLIGLAVWAGSVCICAAQEQSKLFSNVDQSNAAAKIELPSPLAGGPEKWTSPEGLSSTLQIMLLMTVLSLAPAIMLMTTCFVRILVVLGLLRQALGTQQLPPTQVLTAASLFLTLIIMWPVWKQTYEEGIVPYTNHTLSMEDAWQRGVQPIRDFMSKQIDRCGNSADVWMFYKYLPQSTTEPKSYADVPLAALLPAFMISELKTAFLIGFQIYLPFVILDFVVASVTIGMGMLMLPPVLISAPFKLLLFVLVGGWHLVAEMLLQSFHA from the coding sequence ATGGTTAGCAAATTGGTCCCCGTACTCATCGGGCTGGCGGTGTGGGCTGGCTCCGTTTGCATCTGTGCCGCGCAGGAGCAATCTAAATTATTTAGCAACGTCGATCAATCCAACGCTGCGGCCAAAATCGAGCTTCCTTCGCCGCTGGCCGGCGGGCCGGAGAAGTGGACCAGTCCGGAGGGGCTTTCGTCCACGCTGCAGATCATGCTGCTGATGACAGTGCTAAGCCTGGCGCCGGCGATCATGCTGATGACCACCTGCTTCGTGCGGATTTTGGTGGTGCTGGGCTTATTGCGGCAGGCCTTGGGCACCCAGCAATTGCCCCCCACACAGGTGCTGACCGCCGCATCGTTGTTTTTAACCCTGATCATCATGTGGCCCGTGTGGAAACAAACCTACGAGGAAGGGATCGTACCCTATACCAACCACACCCTGAGTATGGAAGATGCCTGGCAACGTGGCGTGCAACCGATCCGCGATTTTATGAGCAAGCAAATCGATCGGTGCGGCAATAGCGCCGACGTGTGGATGTTTTATAAATATCTTCCCCAAAGCACCACCGAACCCAAAAGTTACGCGGATGTGCCTCTGGCCGCACTGCTGCCGGCTTTCATGATCAGCGAACTCAAAACCGCGTTCCTGATTGGCTTTCAAATTTACCTGCCGTTTGTGATTCTCGATTTCGTGGTGGCCAGCGTCACCATTGGCATGGGCATGTTGATGCTGCCACCGGTGTTAATTTCAGCCCCGTTTAAGCTGCTGCTGTTTGTGCTGGTGGGTGGCTGGCATTTGGTGGCGGAAATGCTGCTGCAAAGTTTTCATGCCTGA
- the fliQ gene encoding flagellar biosynthesis protein FliQ, whose protein sequence is MESQDAINLAREAVMLALWISAPVLIVGMVVGLVVGLIQALTQVQEQTVAFVPKLFAMILVLSLTLPWLMMQMVDYTRELIENIPRAL, encoded by the coding sequence ATGGAATCCCAAGACGCAATCAATCTGGCCCGCGAAGCAGTGATGCTGGCACTGTGGATAAGCGCCCCGGTGCTGATTGTCGGCATGGTCGTGGGCTTAGTGGTGGGCCTGATTCAAGCCTTGACTCAAGTGCAGGAGCAAACGGTGGCTTTTGTGCCCAAGCTGTTTGCGATGATTTTAGTGCTCAGCCTTACGTTGCCGTGGCTCATGATGCAAATGGTCGATTACACGCGGGAATTGATCGAAAATATTCCGCGCGCATTGTGA
- a CDS encoding flagellar biosynthetic protein FliR, which translates to MPALDTTPFIVFTFVLARVSGLVMTAPLFGSEQVPAQVRGLLAFALALMITPVQLAAPPAMPANLAFYALPLAGELLVGVLLGLGVKILLSGVQVAGQIISQMSGLSLAEVFNPDFDAEVPAIANMLHLVTLAVFAVIGGHRLLVGALLDTYRFLPVGHVMLPPALGSLTTSLLAESFSLAVRGAAPAIVALMLATIVLGLISRTLPQLNVLAVGFGLNALASFAVLAVSIGAIAWLFQEQLEPAVQAIVDSLRPAT; encoded by the coding sequence ATGCCGGCTCTTGATACCACGCCATTTATCGTGTTCACGTTTGTGTTGGCGCGCGTCAGCGGGCTGGTGATGACAGCGCCCCTGTTTGGTTCTGAGCAAGTGCCCGCGCAGGTGCGCGGCTTGTTGGCGTTTGCCTTGGCCCTAATGATTACACCGGTGCAGTTGGCCGCGCCGCCGGCGATGCCGGCGAATTTGGCGTTCTACGCGCTGCCCCTGGCTGGCGAGCTGCTTGTTGGCGTATTGCTGGGTCTGGGAGTGAAAATTTTGTTAAGCGGCGTGCAAGTGGCCGGGCAAATCATTAGCCAGATGAGCGGCCTGTCGCTGGCCGAGGTTTTCAATCCTGACTTCGATGCCGAAGTGCCGGCCATCGCCAATATGTTGCACCTGGTTACGCTGGCGGTGTTTGCCGTCATTGGCGGGCACCGACTACTCGTCGGCGCGCTGTTAGATACCTATAGATTCCTGCCCGTGGGTCATGTGATGCTTCCGCCTGCGCTGGGATCGTTGACGACGTCGCTCTTGGCGGAAAGTTTTTCGCTGGCGGTGCGTGGCGCCGCCCCGGCTATCGTAGCGCTGATGTTGGCGACGATCGTACTGGGCCTTATCAGCCGCACGCTTCCGCAGTTGAATGTTTTGGCGGTGGGCTTTGGGTTGAACGCGCTGGCTAGCTTTGCAGTGCTTGCCGTTTCGATCGGCGCCATTGCGTGGTTGTTTCAAGAACAATTGGAGCCGGCCGTGCAAGCCATCGTCGATTCGCTCCGACCGGCAACTTGA